One Glycine max cultivar Williams 82 chromosome 8, Glycine_max_v4.0, whole genome shotgun sequence genomic window, CCAAGTCAATCAACAGATAGAAAATAAACAGAAGACTAAATTAAGACGAAAAACTCAAACTTAAAATCCAACTATATTTTTCAGTATTTCCCACCTTGCTTCTACCCCTGTTGAAAGTAACAAAGTAAAGCTGCTCTGCAACAAAGTAGATCTAAATTTACAAGACAGGAAACGACcaacaaagtaaaataaaagaaagaaaaaagaaaaaaggcaaAGAGAAGGATAAACCCGAACAAAAACCAAAAGATATAAGCATCTTAGGCAGAAACCCTAAAACCCAAAAAACCCTAGGAGTAAAGCCTGTTAGGAGCTAACCACTGTAAACAAAACCCAATGAGAAGGGATTGGTGCTAGCATTCTATGAAGTAACTCCGCCCAGCCAATCTCAATATACAGATCTTTATCTTCACTAGGCAACCAATCTCTATCTTCAGACTGCAAGAGAAGAGGCAAGAAAGATAAAATCAGGCGGTACCAAGTTTCTGATAAAATACTTCTAAGAACCAATATATGCCACTGAAATGGATAGGACCGCCTCCTTCAAACACAGTAGAGCTTAGCAACCATTAGAAACAACCCCATTGGCTACAATCTTGCTCTCAGGAACAACTGGTTTAGCACCCTTTGGGGCATCTCCAGTTTTTGTAGCACATCCATTCTCGGGAACTTTGTGGTCATCACTATCCTTCTCAGCAAGGGACTCCTTGAGCACTTCCGAGCTAACTTCAGATTTTTGAGTATTGACTTCCCCATTTATCTCAATCTTCTCATCAGCAGGTTTCCCTTCCCATACCTGCATCAGTAGAATTAAGATAACAAAGATACACAATCAGCACAAACAATCAattattttcacttaattaaatataattgaaatgtgACTTGCCTGCTTTGGGAATTGTTGCTTTGCTTTCTTCTCCAAAATAGTCTTCTGACGGGCCTCATAGAAGCCAAAATCATCCAGAATGCATGTCTTGCTGGtatattccttgaaaattttgattaatttcagGCCAGGCTCCAACATTACCTGCAAACATAAACTTGGTTGAtcagattaaaaacaaaacaacattacAAAGAACTGACTAGTACATATGCAGAAACTAATTACCTCTTGTGTATCCCTACTGTTAGTGACAGGTTTGTTCTCATTGTTATCCAGGGTAATGTGCCTCAACAAATTGTTAGGAACATCCTTAACAACGTGCCACTTAAGAGGAAAGCAGCCATTCCACTTGTCTTGCTGCCAATACTCAACACTCTTGTTAAAATCAACAGGACCAATCATTTCAGCAAGCCCCACAAATTGCCCACTGGTATTAACCTGCATAGGCAggtaacaaattaaatataaataaccaaaaatgaaaataaaaatgatcaacACCATGTACAGAGACACTTactgagaaaaagagaaaaacaggGCAGCCACCAGGTTTCTGCTGTGCCTCATGATATGCAGCATCAAGCTTCTTGTTGCCATTTTGGGTACTGGCCCACACGTTATACTTAATACTCTTATGGATATCATCCTCACTGTAAGACTTGATGACAAAAAATTTAGCATCAGTATATTCTTCTGGAAAATCAGCTTTGTTATACTGATCACGGTCCGGAACGGTACTAGTCTTGTCTTTCTCTTCATCGGTGCCTAAACTTGCAGGCAAGTTCTGCCCTTTGACTGCCAAAATAGTTGGTGCAAAACCTTTTTGGTTTTTGCCACCCTTGGCCCTAGGGCCTCTGTTCAGTTCATTCAAGCCATCTACATTCTCATTTCCATAGCCAAAATAGCCACCACTTCTTCCCCTAGTTTTGTATTTGCTGTCAACAGCCAACCAAGCCCGCCCATTAGCCCGAGAATCATACCCATGTGTACCATAACCCATTCCAGATCTGACAGTGTTCCCATATTGACCATATAATTTGTTGGGGTACATCCTATTTATGAAGCTATGGGTGGCTCCCATGGCAGGCATTGGTCTTGGGTGGTGCAAGCCCTAacacaaataaacaaattaagaataaataatcATAACAGTAGTCTAGATGGAAACATGACAGCTCACCACAATAAATTCTATAAGAACTGATAGACCAAAACAACAAATTAGACTTGAAGGCCATCAGATTTAACAAATAGAACAAAGTAATACCAGACACTTCAAAATATGATGCATATAGCATACCATGAACTGAGAATTAGGGCGGAAAGTCTGGCTCCTTGAGGCAGTGTTGTTGCCACCTGATATCGAAGAAGTGATGGTTGTGCTACTTACAGGCCTTGGTTGCCCATCTGAAAATAGTGGGGCATCTAGCCAGGGGATAGGTGAGCGAACTCCATCATAACCAAATCTTGGATCCTGATAACCTGAGGTTGGACCACGACCTGGCATAGCAACCCTTTCATTTGATGCTTTGGAACTAAAAGATGAATTCTGATTGGCCTGTTTAATAGGAGCAGCAGCGTTATTACCTTTTGCATTGCCACCATTTGAGACACCATTAGAATTTCCATTGGCTGCTTCAACAGGAAGAGGCTTTTGATCAGCAGCAACAGAGGTGGAAACCTCACCCTGAGGAAGGACAGCAGGAGTAGGTGTGAATGGTGCACTGGTTGGTGTTAGCGGTTGAAAATATGGAGGGTACTGATAGTGTTGAGGCCCATACAACTGACCATCATTCCCCATGGTTGGAACTGGAGACCCTGCTGG contains:
- the LOC100819200 gene encoding YTH domain-containing protein ECT4 isoform X2; this translates as MATVASPADQATDLLQKLSLETQPKPLEIPEPTKKATGNQYGSVDSGNAANGQIPSYDRSVTPVLQDFIDPTMCYLPNGYPSTAYYYGGYDGTGNEWDDYSRYVNSEGVEMTSGVYGDNGSLLYHHGYGYAPYGPYSPAGSPVPTMGNDGQLYGPQHYQYPPYFQPLTPTSAPFTPTPAVLPQGEVSTSVAADQKPLPVEAANGNSNGVSNGGNAKGRGPTSGYQDPRFGYDGVRSPIPWLDAPLFSDGQPRPVSSTTITSSISGGNNTASRSQTFRPNSQFMGLHHPRPMPAMGATHSFINRMYPNKLYGQYGNTVRSGMGYGTHGYDSRANGRAWLAVDSKYKTRGRSGGYFGYGNENVDGLNELNRGPRAKGGKNQKGFAPTILAVKGQNLPASLGTDEEKDKTSTVPDRDQYNKADFPEEYTDAKFFVIKSYSEDDIHKSIKYNVWASTQNGNKKLDAAYHEAQQKPGGCPVFLFFSVNTSGQFVGLAEMIGPVDFNKSVEYWQQDKWNGCFPLKWHVVKDVPNNLLRHITLDNNENKPVTNSRDTQEVMLEPGLKLIKIFKEYTSKTCILDDFGFYEARQKTILEKKAKQQFPKQVWEGKPADEKIEINGEVNTQKSEVSSEVLKESLAEKDSDDHKVPENGCATKTGDAPKGAKPVVPESKIVANGVVSNGC
- the LOC100819200 gene encoding YTH domain-containing protein ECT4 isoform X1, which produces MATVASPADQATDLLQKLSLETQPKPLEIPEPTKKATGNQYGSVDSGNAANGQIPSYDRSVTPVLQDFIDPTMCYLPNGYPSTAYYYGGYDGTGNEWDDYSRYVNSEGVEMTSGVYGDNGSLLYHHGYGYAPYGPYSPAGSPVPTMGNDGQLYGPQHYQYPPYFQPLTPTSAPFTPTPAVLPQGEVSTSVAADQKPLPVEAANGNSNGVSNGGNAKGNNAAAPIKQANQNSSFSSKASNERVAMPGRGPTSGYQDPRFGYDGVRSPIPWLDAPLFSDGQPRPVSSTTITSSISGGNNTASRSQTFRPNSQFMGLHHPRPMPAMGATHSFINRMYPNKLYGQYGNTVRSGMGYGTHGYDSRANGRAWLAVDSKYKTRGRSGGYFGYGNENVDGLNELNRGPRAKGGKNQKGFAPTILAVKGQNLPASLGTDEEKDKTSTVPDRDQYNKADFPEEYTDAKFFVIKSYSEDDIHKSIKYNVWASTQNGNKKLDAAYHEAQQKPGGCPVFLFFSVNTSGQFVGLAEMIGPVDFNKSVEYWQQDKWNGCFPLKWHVVKDVPNNLLRHITLDNNENKPVTNSRDTQEVMLEPGLKLIKIFKEYTSKTCILDDFGFYEARQKTILEKKAKQQFPKQVWEGKPADEKIEINGEVNTQKSEVSSEVLKESLAEKDSDDHKVPENGCATKTGDAPKGAKPVVPESKIVANGVVSNGC